Proteins encoded together in one Macadamia integrifolia cultivar HAES 741 chromosome 8, SCU_Mint_v3, whole genome shotgun sequence window:
- the LOC122085521 gene encoding uncharacterized protein LOC122085521 produces MPKDRRGRSVSSERSRVSPFPCSSSRTRCSSSKNPLEPVEDTRELEEARRLECEKSLESAEDIKEWEEARCPVCMEHPHNAVLLLCSSHDKGCRPYMCDTSYRHSNCLDQFRKAFADSPSTIAQDSSPNSISSDATTPMDTQDVMNEQASNSSTLPSAKNSQSELACPLCRGKINGWHVVEAARQLMNAKARSCACETCDFCGTYSDLRKHARLQHPLVRPSEADPERERDWRNLERQRDLGDVLSTIQSAFVEERSEDEMLAMDNGGLLTVFFLIRVFRPGSSTSGNWSGASIVRGQPRSRRRRVHWGESNDIDAGSASVDDESNPLERISRAWRRRVRSQRRPTPENQP; encoded by the coding sequence ATGCCAAAGGATAGAAGAGGCCGTTCTGTGTCATCTGAAAGGTCCAGGGTATCTCCTTTCCCCTGCAGCTCCAGTCGCACTAGATGTTCTTCATCGAAAAACCCTTTGGAACCTGTGGAAGATACAAGAGAATTGGAAGAAGCAAGGCGGCTAGAATGCGAAAAATCTTTAGAGTCTGCAGAAGATATTAAAGAATGGGAAGAAGCTAGGTGTCCTGTCTGTATGGAACATCCACACAATGCAGTACTTCTCTTATGTTCATCCCATGACAAAGGTTGCCGCCCCTATATGTGTGATACAAGCTACCGACACTCAAATTGCCTTGACCAATTCCGCAAAGCATTTGCAGACTCTCCATCAACTATAGCACAAGACTCGAGCCCTAACTCGATAAGTTCGGATGCAACAACACCCATGGATACACAAGATGTAATGAATGAGCAGGCCTCAAACAGCTCCACCCTACCTAGTGCAAAGAACTCCCAATCAGAACTTGCGTGCCCTCTCTGTCGGGGGAAGATCAATGGTTGGCATGTTGTGGAGGCAGCTCGCCAGTTAATGAATGCCAAGGCAAGAAGTTGTGCTTGTGAGACTTGTGATTTCTGTGGGACATACTCTGATCTCAGAAAGCATGCAAGGCTTCAGCACCCTCTTGTGCGGCCCTCAGAGGCAGACCCGGAACGGGAGCGTGACTGGAGGAATTTGGAAAGGCAGAGGGACCTTGGAGACGTGCTTAGCACAATCCAGTCGGCATTTGTTGAGGAGAGGAGCGAAGATGAGATGTTAGCCATGGACAATGGGGGACTGCTGACTGTCTTCTTTCTTATTCGGGTTTTTCGGCCTGGGTCCAGTACTAGTGGCAACTGGTCTGGTGCCTCGATAGTACGAGGACAGCCAAGAAGTCGAAGGAGAAGGGTGCACTGGGGGGAGAGCAATGACATTGATGCAGGTTCTGCCTCTGTAGATGATGAAAGTAATCCATTGGAACGTATCTCACGAGCCTGGCGACGCCGTGTGCGGAGTCAAAGACGTCCTACGCCAGAGAACCAGCCTTGA